CCCGACCAACGAGCTGGCGATCGAGGCCGCCGTACGACGTCGTGCCGGGCAGGACCGCGTACACCTGGCGGCCTGTCAGCGGGTGGTGCGCGCGCAGCCGTTCGACGGTCCGGGGATGTCCGCGCACTTCGAGCTGTTCGTGCTGGTGTCGAGCGCCCGGGACACCGGATCGTGCCGGACCGAGGCCGAGCTGCTGATCGACCACCTGAGCTTCTGGCACGCCGTCCTCGGCGACAAGGCCGAGCTCAGTTTCACGATGTTCACCGAGTCGTCGTTGCGCGACCGGATCGAGGACACGGTCCGTCCGGCGCTCGATGTCGCGTTCACCGAGGACACCGAGCGGACCAAGAGCGCGAGCTACTACGCCGGCACCGGGCTCGGCATCGGACTCGGCGGCGCGGGCCTGGGCAGCGGCACTGAGGGGCTGGGCGACGGCGGCTTCACCACGTGGACGGCCGACCTGCTCGGCGACGCGAAGGAACGCTGCCTGACGTCCTGCATCTCGACCGAACGCCTGACCGTCATCGGAGCTTGAGCAGACCCGCGTCGGTCGGGCGGAAGCCGCAGGCGTCTTCGTAGAAGGCCTTGAGGTGCGGCTCGTAATCGACATGCAGCCACTCGCACCCGGCCTTGCGGGCCTCCTCGGCCGCGGTCAGCACGAGTTGCTTGCCGATCCCCTGCCGACCGTGATCAGGATGTACGGCGGTGTCCAGCACGAACGCGTGGGCACCGCCGTCCCAGCACACCTGCACGAACCCGACCAGCTGATCATTGCTGAAGGCCCCCACCCAGGTCAGCGCCCACCGCTTCAGCCGCTCCGCCCACGGCTGCACGTCCGGCTCCCCCTCGAACGCAGCAGCATGCAACGCCGACAACTCCGGATCATCGACCGGGAAACGTACGACGTACCTCACAGCATCACCACCGCAGCTTCGAGGCGAGCGTTCCACTCGCCGCCCTCACCATCGGGCAGATCGGACATGCTCAGATACCCCTGCACCATCACCGACGGCAGCACCACGTCGAGCCCGTCAACCTCGCCGTACGCCGTCAACGCCTCCGGCCACCGTGACGGTTCGACGGACGACACCAGGAACCACGCGAGATCCAGTACGCCGGGGGCCGCCGACACGTCCTCCCAGTCGAGCAGCGCCACCTGCCCGTCGGGTCCGGTCCGCATGTTCTGCGCCGACGCGTCACCGTGGGCCAACGTCAGCTCACCGGCCCGCGCAACAGCTGCCTCCGCCTGTAGGACTCTCCCGACCAGGCGCTCGCCGTACGCACGAACCGGCGCGGACAGATCGGACCGCTGCGCCAAGGCCGGCCAGGTGCGGTCGTAGAGCTCGGCCACCAGCTCTTCGCCGGCACCGACCGGTCGCAGCCACGCCCACTCGTCCTGCGCGCGGCCCCGCCAGCGGTCGTGGAGTTCGCGGAGCGCCCGTGCGCCGGCGGCCGGCTCCGCGCCCGGGGTCCAGTCGGAGAGGTCCTCGAGGACCAGCAGTGTTCCGTCCGCATCGGACTCCGCCTGGTAGCACTCCGGCACGCGGACGCCGACGACCGGCGCGACCTCGCGGTAGAAGCGGACCTCGGACTCGAACATCTGCAGGACAGCCGGGATCGACCCCGGCGCGGCTGGCGTACGGCGCTTCACATGGTTCGGCACCAGGTCAGGCTAAGGACATCGGCCGCCGGGCGTGAGCGATTTTCTAGGCGACGAGCGTGTACGCCGTGGGGATGGAGGAGTACGCGCGCGGACCGGACGGGATGCGGCGGGCCGCGGCGTCCTCGACGCGGATCGCGGCGGTCTGCAGGTGGACAGGCAGCGTCGAGCGGACCGCTGTGGTCAGGTCGAACTGCACCTCGGCGAGCAGGTCCGACAGTTCGAGGTCGAGTGCCCGGCAGATCGCGGCGAGGATCTCCGAGGAGGGCTCCTTGCGACCGCGCTCGATCTCGGACAGGTACGGCACCGACACCTGGGCCACCTCGGCGAGCTCACGGAGGGTGATTCCCCGCTCGCGCCGCAGCCGGCGGAAAACGCTTCCGATCACCTGGCGTAGCAACACGTCTGGCCCTCCTCGCCTCCGGATCTCCTGTACCGAGTGTGCCACCCCAGGAAGGTCCACCGCCCAGAATCTGCCCTGAGCAGACTCCCCACACCGTTCTGCCCTGCGCAGAATCCAACTTTGAGAAGCCACCAACCACTTTCGCGGCCGAAATCTGGTTGGTGGGTTCTCAAAGTTGGGGCGTCAGGCGAGGGTGAGGGCTTGGGCTAGGTCGGTTGTTAGGTCTTCGGGGTCTTCTAGGCCGAGGCTTAGGCGGAGTAGGGCGTCGGTTGGTTTGGCCTCTGATGCGACTAGGCGGTGGGTTAGCGCGGCGGGGTGCTGGATGAGGGTGTCCACGCCGCCCAGCGAGACGGCGTGGGTGATGAGGTTCAGGCCGCTCGCGACCCGGGATGCCGCCTCGTAGCCGCCGCTGAGGGTGAATGCGAGGACAGCCCCCGGCCCCGCCTGCTGGCGTCCGATCAGCCCTGCCGGATCGGTCAGGCCCGGGTAGTGGACCCGTTCGACGGTCGGCTGCGCGGACAGCCAGTCCGCGACCTTGATGGCGGTCGCCTGCTGCGCCCGTACTCGAACCGGCAGCGTCTGCAGTCCCCGGTGCAGTTCGTACGCCGCCAACGGGTGCAGCAGGCCACCTGTCACAGCGCGGATCTGCCGAAGCCGGCCGACCCACTCCACGCCGGCCGCGACGACGCCACCCATAACGTCGCCATGACCGCCGAGGTACTTGGTTGCCGAGTGCAACACCAGGCTCGCCCCGTGCCGAGCCGGTTGCTGCAGGACCGGCGTCGCGAACGTGTTGTCGACCAGGACCGGTACGTCGCCGGCCGCGGTGGCGACGTACGCGATGTCGACGAGGTCGACGGTCGGGTTCGCCGGGGTCTCGACGATCACGAGGCCGGTGTCCGGGCGGATCGCTCCGGCGACCTCGCTCGGCTCGGCGTACGTGACGGTTGTCCCCAGGAGGCCTGTGGACAACAGGTGGTCGGTGCCGCCGTACAGGGGCCGTACGGCGACCACGTGTGGACGGCCTGCGGCGACGGTGGCGAGCAGGCACGCGGTGAGCGCGGCCATGCCGGACCCGAAGGCGACCGCGCCGTCGGTGTGCTCGAGCTCCGCGAGTGCGTCCTCGAAGCGAGCGACCGTCGGGTTCCACAGGCGCTGGTAGACGAGGCTCCCGCCGTCGGGCCCGCGGCCCTGCGCGAGTTCGTCGTACGACGATCCGCCGGTGTGGACGTCGGGGAGCGGATAGGTGGTGGACAGGTCGATCGGGGGGACGTGGACGCCGAGAGCGGCCAGGTCGTCGCGGCCGGCGTGTACTGCACGGGTGTCGAGCATGGGGGCCTCCTCCACCTGTGGATAACTGAGGCGACTGTGGAATCTTCTGCGGATTGAGGCAAGAGTTCCGAAGAAAATTCGTCCACAGGCCTGTCCACACGCTGTGGATTCTGTGGACGGGCCCTACAGTGGGGGCATGCCGAAGGATCGTCGGAGCCCGGGACCGGCTCCGCGGCCGGTGCCCGATGGGCTCGACGAGGTGGACCGGACGCTGGTCGGACTGCTGACCGCGGACGGCCGGATGCCGAACAACGCGCTCGCCGAGGCGGCCGGCATCGCGCCGTCGACATGCCTGACCCGGGTGCGGTCACTCCGGGAGCGCGGGGTGATCCGCGGCTTCCACGCTGACGTGGACCTGGCCGCGCTGGGTCAGCCGCTGCAGGCGCTGATCGCGATCCGGATCGGTGCGCACTCCCGCGACGAGATCGACCGCTTCCGCACGAAGGTCCCCCGGCTCCCTGGGGTCCTGTCGCTGTTCCACGTCAGCGGCGCGAACGACTACCTACTGCACGTCTCTGCGGCCACGCCGGACGCGCTCCGGGAGTTCGTCCTCGACCACCTGACCGCCGATCCAGCAGTCAGCCACGCAGAAACAAGCCTCATCTTCGAACACGTCCGCGGGACCCCGGACGCGCACCACTCACCAACCTCACGAGCGCCGGCAAGCTGACGCTCGAGCGCCCCGGAGATCCGGGGGTTTGTGGTGGTTGGTGAGTGCTGCAGGTTCAGCGCGGCTTCAGGCCCCAGGCGTCGGCGAGGAGCTGGAAGGAGCGGCGGCGTTCGGCGGGGTTGTGGATGTTCGTGGTGATGATCAGTTCGTCGGCGCCGGCGGAGTCAGCGCGGCGACGTAGGTCGGCGACTACCTGGTCGGGGGTGCCGACGGAGACCAGGCCGGCCCACTCCTCCACGGCGGCGATCTCCGCGTCGGACCACGGGTAGGCCTCGGCTTCTTCGGGCGATGGCAGCGGGCCCGGGCGGCCGGACCGGAGGCGGAGCATGGAGAGCGCGTTCGCGCGAGCGAGCTGCTGCGCACGTTCCTCGGTCTCGGCGACGATCGCGGCGAGCGCGAGGATCGCGTGCGGTCCGCCGTCGTGCTCGAGCCGCTGGTAGTTCGCCTTGTACGCCGAGATCACGCCAGCCGGATCGAGTGTCCCGAAGTGGCCGGCGTACGCGAACCCGGTCCCAAGCGCGGCAGCCGCCTGACCGCCGTACGTGCTGGACCCGAGGATCCACACCGGCGGCAGCGGTACGTCGTCCGGTTGCGCGCTGATCGGCGCGAACGGATGCCCCGCCGGGAACCCTTCGGCGTACGCGCGGAGCTCGGCGTACTGCTCGGTGAAGTCATCCGCCCCGAGTGCCTCACGGCTGCGGCGCAACGCGAGCGCGGTGCGCTGGTCGGTGCCCGGTGCGCGCCCGAGGCCGAGGTCGATGCGGTCCGGGTACAGCCCACCGAGGACGCGGAACGTCTCGGCGACCTTGAGCGGGGAGTGGTTCGGCAGCATGATTCCGCCGGAGCCGACCCGGATCGTCGACGTCGCGGCCGCCACCGCCGCGATCATCACCTCGGGGCTGGTGCTCACCACACTCGGGATGTTGTGGTGCTCCGCCAGCCAGAACCGGTGATACCCGGCGGCCTCGGCGGTGCGGGCCAGTTCCAAGGTCTCGTGCAGCGCCTGCGACGGCCGCGTACCCGTCGGCACCGGCGAGAGGTCGAGCACGGACAGGGGCATCGGTTCGGCGGTCACGTTGAGAGCCAACCACCGCCTGCGACGAGCTATTCCGGACGGCTACGCAGACACAACTGCGGAATTCGGGCGGATTCGAGGCCCGAACCGGCGTTCTGCCTGCATGGCGGTTCGCTATGCCGGGTACGGCCGGTCCGCGCGGGCGTCGCGGAGGGAGCGGGCCCACCAGGCGAGTTGGCGGAGGAGGGCTGCCGCGGCCGATGTCGTCGTGGGGTCGGCCGGTTCGCCGTCGTCGGTGAAGTCCTCTTCGCGGAAGCCGAGGCTGTCGCGGATCGTCACCGCGTGCAGTTCGCCGAAGACGAGCCGGAGCTGCTCGGCCGCGCGCAGTCCGCCCGAGCGTCCGCCGTACACCACGAAACCGACCGGCTTCGCGTACCAAGGCCGGCGTACGGCGTCGATCGCGGTCTTCACGTCGCCCGGGTAGGCGTGGTTGTACTCCGCCGTGACGATCATCACCGCGTCCGCGTCCTCGATCCGCCCCGGCAACTCGCTTAGCGACACCGCACTCAAGTCAATCAGGTCGAGCTTGAACTCGTCCGCGCGCTCGACCTCCCGCGCGAACCACCGCGTGACCGCCGTCCCGAACCGCCCGGCGTCGAGGTTGCGCGTCAGCACGACGAGCCGCAGCGGATGAACTGTCACGACCAACGACGCTAATACCTCAAGACGACTTGAGGTCAAACCGTCTCACCTGCGGGCAGGTACCGGTGCGGACCGCAACCCCTCGATCGCCAGGCTCGCGACCACCAACGTCACCGCGCCCAGCGGCCACCGCACCGGTGCGATCAGGACGGCGCCGAACAGCACGAGCATTCCGGCACAGGCCGCGGCCGCAAAGATCGCCACGCCGAACCCGGACCGTCTGCGCCCGTTCAGCATGCCGAGCGCGATCAGCGCGACGATGACCACGAACGCCGTCGGGAAGACGCTGAAGATCGCGACGTAGCCGTGCGGATCACACGTCGGCGCGTCGCAGGGGATCGACAGCATCGTCACCGGCTGCAGGATCGCCGCGACCGCGATCACCAGCATCCCTACCGCGTTCGCCGGCCAGAGCCAGGGCTTCGTCTTCACTCGGCGGGCAGCGGCTGGTCGGAGGGCTGCTGGTCGGAGGGCTGCTGGTCAGGTGGTGCGGCAGGTGGGGTGCTGGTTTCGAGGTTGGTCTGGGCGGCATTCATGAGTGAAGTCTGGTCCCCCAGGACGCCGACCGTCTGCCAGGCCTTGGTCACCGCGGCGAGTTGCGGCGACTCGTCGCCGAAGAGGTCCCGCGCCACGGCCTGGGTTGCAGCCGCGAAGTCCTTGAAGGACGCCGACGACGAGAGGCTGCCCGACGTCAGCGTGCCGTACCAGATCTTGCCGGCGTCGTCGTACGCGTTCCCGCCGAGCTCCGCTGCGACCAGGTAGAACGCGCGGTTCGGGATGCCCGAGTTGATGTGTACGCCGCCGTTGTCGTCGACCGTGTCGACGTACCCCGACATGTCGGCCGGCTGCGGATCCTTCCCCAGCCGCGGATCGTCGTACGCCGTCCCGGGTGCCTTCATCGACCGCAGCGCGACGCCCTGCACACCGGGCTGGAACAGTCCCGCCCCGATCAGCCAGTCGGCGTCCGCGGCACTCTGACCGAGGGCGTGCTGCTTCGCGAGCGACCCGAAGACGTCCGAGATGCTCTCGTTCAGCGCGCCCGACTGGCCCTCGTACGCGAGGTTCGCGGTGTACTGCGTGACGCCGTGGGTCAGCTCGTGGCCGGTGACATCGATCGACGACGTGAAGTTCCCGAAGATCTCGCCGTCCCCGTCGCCGAAGACCATCTGCGCGCCGTCCCAGAACGCGTTCGCGTACCCGCGGTCGTAGTGCACCGTCGAGGTGAGCACGAGGCCGGCGCCGTCGATCGAGTCGCGCCCGTAGCACTCCTTGTACAACGTCCAGGTCGCGCCGGTTCCGTCGTAGGCCTGGTTCGTCGCCTGATCCTTGACCGCGGCGTCGCCCTCGGAGCGGACCAGGGTGCCCGGCAGATCGGTCCCGTTCTCGGCGTCGTACACCTTGCGCTGCCGGCCGCCCTCCGCCGCGGCCACGCGCTCCCGGCCGACCGCGGGCCGCGTTCGCAGTACGGCGTCGTGCTGCAAGGACTGCCTGATCCGGGCACGAACGCTGGGGTCACCCGCGGATCGCTCGAGCTGCTCGAGCAGGTACGGCGGGACGATGGCGTGGAACACCACTACAGGAAAACCCGGGCACCGGATAAACTCAAGGATTTGTGGCTGCCGCCGGGAGAATTCCAGAAATGCGGCTTGAACCAACGGCACGGATTTTAACACAAGGGACAGGAATTGCCGAATCCAGTCGACACCGAACAGGCCAACCTGATCACGTTCTACGCCGCGCTCGACGCCGAGCGGGAGCGCACCGACGCGCGCTCCGACGACGAACAACTGGTCCATACCCGCAACGCCCAGGCGCTGCACCAGCGCGACGGGCGGATCCGTGACCTCAAGCTCCGGCAGGCCCGGCTGAACGCCGCCGAGGAGGGCCTGTACTTCGGCCGCCTGGACGCCGGCGACGGCGAGATCCTGCACCTCGGCCGGATCGGTCTGCACGACGACGACTACGAACCCCTGTTGGTGGACTGGCGTGCCCCGGCGGCGCGGCCGTTCTACATCGCGACCGCGGTGGCCAACCACGGCGTCGTCCGCCGCCGGCACATCCAGACCCGGTTGCGGAGGGTGGTCGACGTCCAGGACGAGCAACTCGACCTCGGGCGGGAGGCCGCCGACGCGTCGAAGCCCGGCACCGGCGTGATCGGCGAGGCCGTGCTGATGAAGGCGCTGGAGGCCCGCCGGACCGGCCAGATGGAGTCGATCGTGCAGACGATCCAGGCCGATCAGGACCGGATCATCCGCTCCGAACTGCCCGGAATCCTCGTCGTCCAAGGCGGCCCGGGCACCGGAAAGACGGCAATCGCACTGCACCGTGCGGCATTTCTGTTGTACACACATCGTGAACAACTGGAAAAGCGCGGAATTCTCGTTGTCGGGCCGAATGCGGCGTTCCTGCGGTTCATCGGCCAGGTGCTCCCGTCGCTCGGTGAGGACGGCGTTCGGCTGGTCACGATCGCCGAGCTGTTCCCGGGCGTGCACGCGAACCGTCCGGAGTCTCCGGAGAGCGCCGAGGTGAAGGGCCGGACGGTGATGGCCGACGTGATCGCGAACGCGGTCACCGATCGGCAGTGGATCCCGGAACGCCCGGTCCACGTGACCGTCGAACGCACGGAGCTCACTCTCGACCCGTCCGTGTGCGAGACGGTCCACGCACGAGTCCGCAACCGCAACCTGACCCACAATCAGGCGCGTCCGTTCGTCCTCAACGAGATCACGGACCACCTCACCAATCAGTACGCCGAACTGATCGGCACCGATCCGCTCGACGGGGAGCAGTTGCTCGACGAGTACGACCTCGCCGAACTACGCAGCGAGGTGCTCGCGGAGCCCGCCGTACAGGCGCTGCTCGAGCGGCTCTGGCCGTTGCTCAGTCCGCAGCGGTTGCTGGAGGATCTGTACGGCGACGAGGAGCGGCTCGCGTCCGCGGCGCCGCAGTTGTCCGCGCTGGATCGCGAACACCTGTTGCGGTACGGCGACGACTGGAGTCAGTCCGACGTACCGCTGCTGGACGAGGCGGCGGAACTGCTCGGTGACGATGGGTCCGAGGCCGCGCGTGAGCGGGCCGCGCGGGCGCGTTCGATCGCTTATGCACAAGGGGCTCTGGACGTACTCGCCGGTTCGGGGTCGACCGACTTCGACGAGGACGACGAGGCGGAAATCCTTACTGCCAAGGACATTCTCGATGCCGAGGCGTTCGCCGAGCGGTTCGAGGCGGAGGATGACCGGACGCTCGCGGATCGCGCGGCCGCGGACCGGCGGTGGACGTACGGTCACGTGATCGTCGACGAGGCGCAGGAACTGTCGCCGATGGCGTGGCGCGCGATCGCGCGACGGTGCCCGCTGCGCTCGATGACGGTCGTCGGTGACGTGGCGCAGACGAGCTCGATCGGCGGCGGTACGTCGTGGTCGTCCGCACTGGGCGAGACGTTCGGCGATCGTTGGCGGCTGGCGGAGCTGACGTTGAACTACCGCACACCGGCCGAGGTGATGGAGCTCGCCCACGCCGTGCTGCGCGAGGTCGACCCGTCGGCGCGAGCGCCGCAATCGGTCCGCTCCACGGGCGTGAAGCCGTGGCACGCCGACGTACCGGCGGCCGAACAGGCCTTGTACGTCTACAAGATGGCGGCCGAGGAGACGGCGTACGGCGAAGTCGGCGTGATCACGTCCCGCAACCGGCTCGAGCTGATCCAGGAGGCCGTTGACGGCCTGACCGGCGTCACGGTCCTCACCGCCCGCGAAGCCAAGGGCCTCGAGTTCGACTCCGTCTTGGTCGTCGACCCGGACGGCATCGTGATCGAGTCTCCCCGCGGCCTGCGCGACCTCTACGTCTCCCTGACCCGCTGCACCCAACGCCTAGGAGTGGTCGGCGAACTACCCGAGGTACTCGAGAACTCGTCCACCTGGAACACCAACAGCTGACGCCTGTCGGCGGAGGGCCTACCGACCTACTGTCGAAGCATGAAGAAGCCGCTTCGGTGTCGGCTCCACCTGCACACGTGGAAGACCGAGCACAACGAGGAAGGTCAGCGCTACGAGCGCTGTCTCGGCTGCGGTACGACCCGCGACAAGCTCACGATGAACGATTTCGGCGCGCCTGGTTAGTGGTCGGTGCAGCACTTCTGTTGGTGTTGGAGTTCGAAGGGGATGAGGAGGTCGCCGGCGGACGGCTGGACCTGGAGGATCAGGCGGCCGTCGCGGCGGAGGGGGCGCAGGAAGTCGAGGGTGTCGATCAAGGTGTCGTCCGCGATCGGGATGCCGCCGATAGCTTCCAGGTGGTCGATACCGCAGCGGACGCGGAGTTCGGCTGCGGGCAGTACGCCGTGCGCCTGCTCGTGACCGGGCCAGCGGACCACACGTCCCGCCGTACCCAGGGCAGCCTCGACGGCGGCGACGTACGCGCCGCGGACCAGGCGGCTCGGCCCGGCCAGCTCCGGCTCGGATGCGCCGGGTCGCGTGACCGCGAGCCCAACGTTGCGGTCGGCAACCATTGCGCGGATCGGCTCCGCGAGATCCGCCGTACTCGTGAGGGATACCGCGACATGCGGACGGTCGTCGCCCGCCACCATGTGGGTGAGGGCGACGACCGGCTGGTCGACAGCATCGAGCAGGTCGTAGACGAGGTGATCTGCCGCGGCCGTGTCCAAGCTGTCGGCGTCGACCGCGACGATCACTTCGGCAGCACCCAGATCGGGTTGGTGTAGAACCACAGGTCGACCCACGGATCCGCGTCGCCGACCACGTCGAGCTTGGGGCCGGCCGGGTCCACCGCCGCACCCAGGTATCCGGGCTGGCTCCGGTTCCCGTCGGTGCCGCGGACCCGCACGTACTGCGCTTCCTCGGCGCGACCGAGCGGATGCACCAACTCGAACGTGCCGCGTTTGCCCGCGGTGTCCCACTGCTTGACGACCTTGGTGTTCGGCGCGGTCATCGTGTCCTTGTCGCCGGCCGGTCCGGTGACCGAGCCCTGGATCACGTCGACCCGGTTGAGCGCCGGCACGAAGTTCGCCCAGTTCGGCACGGTCTGCGTGGTGATCCGTACGACGAGTTCGATCGCGCGGCCCTTCTGCACGATCAACGCGCCGCCGAGCGGTTCGCCGTACCGCTTGCCGACCTCGCGGACCTCGACCTCGACACCCTTCACCAGCGCGCCGTGGTCGACCCAGACGCGGCCGTGGCGCAGGCCCTCCATCACCGCGAGGTAGTCACGGCGGTCGGCGCCGACATGGGTTCGGCTGTAGAAGCCCGGCCAGAAGTCGCTCGCGGTGGAGCTGACGGTGTTGCCGTAGACCGGGTCCATGTAGCGGCCGTCGCGGTCGAACTGTTCCTGGCTGGAGCCGTCGGGGCGCCGGGACGTCTCGTTCCAGTTCACGTGCGAGTCTGAGTTCGCGGTGATCCACCACGGCTTGCCCTCGGCGAGCAGGCTGTCCCACAGGCCGCCGACAGTCGCGGTCATCCAGTCGAAGCCGCCCCAGGTGCGGTAGCTCTCGGCCGGGTAGCCGGGGAACGAGTTCGGGTTCGGGGCGTTGCCGTAGATGCCGCGGGCGTTGCCGGCGCCGATGCCCTTCGGGAGGCCGCCGGCCTGATGACCGGGCGCGCCCTCGAAGCCGATCGCGATCCGCGGGTCGGCGTCACGCCAGTTGCGGATCTCGTGCGGGCTGTCGATGCCGTTGCGGGCCGGGTGGTTGGCGAGGAACAGCGCGTCCGCGACCCGGCGCTTGTCGACCTGCTGACCGAGCCACTGGATGCCGGACACCGCGAGCGCCTCGTTGGCCGGCGAGTTCGCACTCGCGTTGTTCACGCTGCCGTCGTACCCGTTCTCGAACTGCTTCAGTACGTCGACCTCGCGGCTTCCCGGTGCGACGAACACCGTGCCGTGCTCGGCCGCCGGGATGTTCCACTCGAGCCCCTGGAAGATCAAGGTGTCGCGCAGTTCGGCGCGGGCCGCCTTGATCTGCGGATTGACCAGGTCGACGCCGATCCGCGCATGCGTCGCGCCGCCGTGGTCCGTGATGACGAGCCAGTCCAGCCCGTACGCCGTGGCGTGGCGAGCCTGGTCGATGACGCGGTACATGCCGTCGGAGCTCAACTGCGTGTGGATGTGGTGATCGCCGGCCAGCCACACGTTCGGCCGGTTGCCGTGCCGGAAGACCCACCCGTCCTTGGGCGCCGTCGCCGCCGCGAACTGCGCACCCGTCACGGCGAGCGCCGCCGTACCCCCGAGAATCCCGGCCGACCGCAGCAACCCCCGCCGCGAAACCTCCGCCGGCGACAGATCACTGTCCGGCACCGACTCGTCCAACGCAGCCAAAGTCCCCTGATCCAACTCGACATTCGGCTGATGGTGATCGTGCGAGTGCGAGTGCCCCATCGACGGTCCTCTCCAGACGGAATCGCCGCGATCATCGCCTTTCCCCATGACCAAGAGATGTGCGCCGGATGAACAGAACTCCGGCATGGTGGTACCTGTGACGCGACGGGTTTGGGCTGTTGTTCTGCTGGCGGTGGTGGTCGCCGTCGGCGGCGGCATGCTCAAGCTGACGTCGCGACCCACAGCTGAACCGAGTCCGAGTGTGCGCGCTCCGTCCAGTACGCCGACGGTTACGCGCAGTCCGTCGCGGGCTGTCGCCGCACCCCGGTATGTGTTTCCCGTTGGTGGGTGTCGGGCGGATGCTTCGCAGAGTCATCATGACTATCCGGCGTCGGACGTCTTTGCGCGTGTTGGGTGTTTGTTCGTTGCGCCGGTCGACGGGCGGGTTGACGAGGTGACGCGGGTCGACGCGTGGGATCCGAAGTCGAACCGAGGTGCTGACCGCGGTGGGCTGTCGGTTTCGGTGGTGGGGGTGGACGGCGTTCGGTACTACGGGTCTCATCTCTCGGCGATTCAGCCCGGCATCGCGCCAGGCGTGCAGGTGCGGGCGGGGCAATCTCTTGGACGGACCGGGAAGACGGGAAGCGCCCAGGGGACACCACCACATCTGCACTTCGGGATCAGTTGGCCGACGGGGCCCAACATGTGGTGGATCCGGCGCGGGGCCGTCGCACCGCAGCAGTTCCTGAACAGCTGGCATGACGGCGGTCAGCTGTCCCCCGTGACGGTGGTCGCGGCGAGTCACCGGACGTACGGCGCAGACCGCGGCTGCCGCTCGTACTGCTGACCCTCAGCGAGCGCGGCCCTCGCGGAGGGCGGCGATCGACTTCTCGATGCGGCGGGTGCGGGTGGCTTCGGCTTTGGCGGAGGTTACCTGGAGCGTGTGCCACTGGCGGTTGCTGTAGCTGAGGGTGTCCCAGAACGCCTTGGCCTCCGGGTCCGCGGCGAGGGCGGTTGCCAGCGGTTCGGGGATGTCGAGTTCGCGGGGAGCTGTGTCGAGTTCGACGTCGACGTCCAGTACGTCGCCGGGCGTGACGCCGGCCTCGGTACGGCGGTCCGCGCTGAATCCGAGCAGGTAGCGTCCGCCCATCCGCGCGATCGACGTACGGAAGGTGTACCCGTTGACCGTGACGCTCACCTTCGGGCGGCCGCCGCCCC
This Kribbella sp. NBC_00482 DNA region includes the following protein-coding sequences:
- a CDS encoding YdeI/OmpD-associated family protein; the protein is MKFTAELLSTGKNTAGFEVPDAVVESLGGGGRPKVSVTVNGYTFRTSIARMGGRYLLGFSADRRTEAGVTPGDVLDVDVELDTAPRELDIPEPLATALAADPEAKAFWDTLSYSNRQWHTLQVTSAKAEATRTRRIEKSIAALREGRAR
- a CDS encoding PHP domain-containing protein, which codes for MGHSHSHDHHQPNVELDQGTLAALDESVPDSDLSPAEVSRRGLLRSAGILGGTAALAVTGAQFAAATAPKDGWVFRHGNRPNVWLAGDHHIHTQLSSDGMYRVIDQARHATAYGLDWLVITDHGGATHARIGVDLVNPQIKAARAELRDTLIFQGLEWNIPAAEHGTVFVAPGSREVDVLKQFENGYDGSVNNASANSPANEALAVSGIQWLGQQVDKRRVADALFLANHPARNGIDSPHEIRNWRDADPRIAIGFEGAPGHQAGGLPKGIGAGNARGIYGNAPNPNSFPGYPAESYRTWGGFDWMTATVGGLWDSLLAEGKPWWITANSDSHVNWNETSRRPDGSSQEQFDRDGRYMDPVYGNTVSSTASDFWPGFYSRTHVGADRRDYLAVMEGLRHGRVWVDHGALVKGVEVEVREVGKRYGEPLGGALIVQKGRAIELVVRITTQTVPNWANFVPALNRVDVIQGSVTGPAGDKDTMTAPNTKVVKQWDTAGKRGTFELVHPLGRAEEAQYVRVRGTDGNRSQPGYLGAAVDPAGPKLDVVGDADPWVDLWFYTNPIWVLPK
- a CDS encoding HelD family protein, with translation MPNPVDTEQANLITFYAALDAERERTDARSDDEQLVHTRNAQALHQRDGRIRDLKLRQARLNAAEEGLYFGRLDAGDGEILHLGRIGLHDDDYEPLLVDWRAPAARPFYIATAVANHGVVRRRHIQTRLRRVVDVQDEQLDLGREAADASKPGTGVIGEAVLMKALEARRTGQMESIVQTIQADQDRIIRSELPGILVVQGGPGTGKTAIALHRAAFLLYTHREQLEKRGILVVGPNAAFLRFIGQVLPSLGEDGVRLVTIAELFPGVHANRPESPESAEVKGRTVMADVIANAVTDRQWIPERPVHVTVERTELTLDPSVCETVHARVRNRNLTHNQARPFVLNEITDHLTNQYAELIGTDPLDGEQLLDEYDLAELRSEVLAEPAVQALLERLWPLLSPQRLLEDLYGDEERLASAAPQLSALDREHLLRYGDDWSQSDVPLLDEAAELLGDDGSEAARERAARARSIAYAQGALDVLAGSGSTDFDEDDEAEILTAKDILDAEAFAERFEAEDDRTLADRAAADRRWTYGHVIVDEAQELSPMAWRAIARRCPLRSMTVVGDVAQTSSIGGGTSWSSALGETFGDRWRLAELTLNYRTPAEVMELAHAVLREVDPSARAPQSVRSTGVKPWHADVPAAEQALYVYKMAAEETAYGEVGVITSRNRLELIQEAVDGLTGVTVLTAREAKGLEFDSVLVVDPDGIVIESPRGLRDLYVSLTRCTQRLGVVGELPEVLENSSTWNTNS